One genomic region from Electrophorus electricus isolate fEleEle1 chromosome 23, fEleEle1.pri, whole genome shotgun sequence encodes:
- the sh3glb2a gene encoding endophilin-B2a isoform X6 yields MEATEMTTRLFLTTRKKFYPSNVSLHSIHNSPSNPCLPAQQSRNYSPELYDTSIHTTEFTEEKLGQAEKTELDAHFESLLARADCTKNWTEKIYRQTEVLLQPNPIDHTGARIEEFLYEKLDRKVPYRATNGEILGQYMLEAAKEFGSGTPYGSTLIQVGDCQRRLGGAEREFLQTSAISFLTPLRNFLEGDWRTITKERRLLENLRLDLDACKARLKKAKAAEAKAACEGETVPDFHETRPRNYVLSASASALWTEEVEKAEQELRAAQTEFDRQAEVTRLLLEGISSTHVNHLRCLHEFVEAQAAYYGQCHHVMQELQKELRSANGDVRYPNSFVVNPRSVRCPSLDPSSTVPVNSLSPEVEALQIEEVHPPASGTRRAKVLYDYDAADTSELSLLADELITVYTVPGMDSDWLIGERGNQKGKVPVTYLELLS; encoded by the exons ATGGAAGCGACGGAGATGACGACACGGTTATTCCTAACGACGCGTAAAAA ATTCTACCCAAGTAATGTGAGTCTTCACAGCATCCATAACAGCCCATCTAATCCTTGTCTTCCTGCTCAGCAAAGTCGAAATTACAGTCCAGAGCTGTATGATACCAGCATACACACAACAGAG TTCACAGAGGAGAAACTCGGCCAAGCAGAGAAGACCGAGCTGGATGCTCACTTTGAGAGCTTGCTTGCAAGAGCCGATTGCACCAAGAACTGGACAGAAAAAATCTACAGGCAGACGGAAGTTCTACTGCAGCCAAACCCAA TCGATCACACTG GTGCCAGGATTGAGGAATTCCTTTATGAGAAACTTGATCGGAAAGTTCCTTATCGAGCCACCAATGGAGAAATACTGGGACAATATATGCTTGAGGCAGCCAAGGAATTTGGTTCAGGAACTCCCTATG GAAGTACCTTGATTCAAGTGGGTGACTGCCAGAGGAGGCTGGGAGGAGCTGAGCGTGAGTTTCTTCAGACCTCTGCCATTAGCTTCCTCACTCCCCTACGGAACTTTCTGGAAGGGGACTGGAGGACCATAACG AAAGAAAGGAGGCTTCTGGAGAACCTGCGGTTGGATCTGGATGCCTGTAAAGCCAGGCTAAAGAAGGCCAAGGCCGCCGAGGCCAAGGCCGCT TGTGAGGGAGAA ACAGTGCCAGACTTCCATGAGACCAGACCTCGGAATTATGTGCTGTCTGCCAGTGCGTCAGCG CTCTGGACCGAAGAGGTggagaaa GCAGAGCAAGAGTTGCGGGCAGCGCAGACCGAGTTTGACCGCCAGGCGGAGGTCACGAGGCTCCTGCTGGAGGGAATTAGCAGCACGCAC GTGAACCACTTGCGGTGCCTGCATGAGTTTGTGGAGGCCCAGGCCGCATATTACGGTCAGTGTCACCATGTCATGCAGGAGCTACAGAAAGAGCTGAGAAG TGCCAATGGAGATGT aagATACCCTAACTCATTTGTGGTGAATCCCAGGTCTGTTCGATGCCCTTCGCTTGACCCCTCCTCCACCGTGCCCGTAAACTCCTTGAGCCCAGAGGTGGAGGCCCTTCAGATTGAGGAGGTGCATCCACCCGCAAGCGGCACGCGCAGAGCTAAGGTCCTGTATGACTATGACGCTGCTGACACCAGCGAGCTCTCGCTCCTGGCTGATGAG CTTATTACAGTGTACACAGTGCCAGGAATggactctgattggctgattgggGAGCGAGGAAACCAGAAAGGGAAGGTGCCCGTAACATACCTGGAGCTCTTGAGTTAA
- the sh3glb2a gene encoding endophilin-B2a isoform X5 gives MVSHRGIAPEKARLLQIRKDLIYGTVTAARRRRECLRGATVRFLWSSPTAQGFYPSNVSLHSIHNSPSNPCLPAQQSRNYSPELYDTSIHTTEFTEEKLGQAEKTELDAHFESLLARADCTKNWTEKIYRQTEVLLQPNPIDHTGARIEEFLYEKLDRKVPYRATNGEILGQYMLEAAKEFGSGTPYGSTLIQVGDCQRRLGGAEREFLQTSAISFLTPLRNFLEGDWRTITKERRLLENLRLDLDACKARLKKAKAAEAKAACEGETVPDFHETRPRNYVLSASASALWTEEVEKAEQELRAAQTEFDRQAEVTRLLLEGISSTHVNHLRCLHEFVEAQAAYYGQCHHVMQELQKELRRSVRCPSLDPSSTVPVNSLSPEVEALQIEEVHPPASGTRRAKVLYDYDAADTSELSLLADELITVYTVPGMDSDWLIGERGNQKGKVPVTYLELLS, from the exons ATGGTGTCTCATCGTGGTATAGCACCAGAGAAAGCACGCCTGTTGCAAATAAGAAAGGACTTAATTTACGGCACAGTGACAGCTGCACGTCGTCGTCGAGAGTGTCTGAGAGGTGCGACTGTCAGATTCCTGTGGTCCTCTCCAACAGCCCAAGG ATTCTACCCAAGTAATGTGAGTCTTCACAGCATCCATAACAGCCCATCTAATCCTTGTCTTCCTGCTCAGCAAAGTCGAAATTACAGTCCAGAGCTGTATGATACCAGCATACACACAACAGAG TTCACAGAGGAGAAACTCGGCCAAGCAGAGAAGACCGAGCTGGATGCTCACTTTGAGAGCTTGCTTGCAAGAGCCGATTGCACCAAGAACTGGACAGAAAAAATCTACAGGCAGACGGAAGTTCTACTGCAGCCAAACCCAA TCGATCACACTG GTGCCAGGATTGAGGAATTCCTTTATGAGAAACTTGATCGGAAAGTTCCTTATCGAGCCACCAATGGAGAAATACTGGGACAATATATGCTTGAGGCAGCCAAGGAATTTGGTTCAGGAACTCCCTATG GAAGTACCTTGATTCAAGTGGGTGACTGCCAGAGGAGGCTGGGAGGAGCTGAGCGTGAGTTTCTTCAGACCTCTGCCATTAGCTTCCTCACTCCCCTACGGAACTTTCTGGAAGGGGACTGGAGGACCATAACG AAAGAAAGGAGGCTTCTGGAGAACCTGCGGTTGGATCTGGATGCCTGTAAAGCCAGGCTAAAGAAGGCCAAGGCCGCCGAGGCCAAGGCCGCT TGTGAGGGAGAA ACAGTGCCAGACTTCCATGAGACCAGACCTCGGAATTATGTGCTGTCTGCCAGTGCGTCAGCG CTCTGGACCGAAGAGGTggagaaa GCAGAGCAAGAGTTGCGGGCAGCGCAGACCGAGTTTGACCGCCAGGCGGAGGTCACGAGGCTCCTGCTGGAGGGAATTAGCAGCACGCAC GTGAACCACTTGCGGTGCCTGCATGAGTTTGTGGAGGCCCAGGCCGCATATTACGGTCAGTGTCACCATGTCATGCAGGAGCTACAGAAAGAGCTGAGAAG GTCTGTTCGATGCCCTTCGCTTGACCCCTCCTCCACCGTGCCCGTAAACTCCTTGAGCCCAGAGGTGGAGGCCCTTCAGATTGAGGAGGTGCATCCACCCGCAAGCGGCACGCGCAGAGCTAAGGTCCTGTATGACTATGACGCTGCTGACACCAGCGAGCTCTCGCTCCTGGCTGATGAG CTTATTACAGTGTACACAGTGCCAGGAATggactctgattggctgattgggGAGCGAGGAAACCAGAAAGGGAAGGTGCCCGTAACATACCTGGAGCTCTTGAGTTAA
- the sh3glb2a gene encoding endophilin-B2a isoform X3, whose protein sequence is MVSHRGIAPEKARLLQIRKDLIYGTVTAARRRRECLRGATVRFLWSSPTAQGFYPSNVSLHSIHNSPSNPCLPAQQSRNYSPELYDTSIHTTEFTEEKLGQAEKTELDAHFESLLARADCTKNWTEKIYRQTEVLLQPNPIDHTGARIEEFLYEKLDRKVPYRATNGEILGQYMLEAAKEFGSGTPYGSTLIQVGDCQRRLGGAEREFLQTSAISFLTPLRNFLEGDWRTITKERRLLENLRLDLDACKARLKKAKAAEAKAATVPDFHETRPRNYVLSASASALWTEEVEKAEQELRAAQTEFDRQAEVTRLLLEGISSTHVNHLRCLHEFVEAQAAYYGQCHHVMQELQKELRSANGDVRYPNSFVVNPRSVRCPSLDPSSTVPVNSLSPEVEALQIEEVHPPASGTRRAKVLYDYDAADTSELSLLADELITVYTVPGMDSDWLIGERGNQKGKVPVTYLELLS, encoded by the exons ATGGTGTCTCATCGTGGTATAGCACCAGAGAAAGCACGCCTGTTGCAAATAAGAAAGGACTTAATTTACGGCACAGTGACAGCTGCACGTCGTCGTCGAGAGTGTCTGAGAGGTGCGACTGTCAGATTCCTGTGGTCCTCTCCAACAGCCCAAGG ATTCTACCCAAGTAATGTGAGTCTTCACAGCATCCATAACAGCCCATCTAATCCTTGTCTTCCTGCTCAGCAAAGTCGAAATTACAGTCCAGAGCTGTATGATACCAGCATACACACAACAGAG TTCACAGAGGAGAAACTCGGCCAAGCAGAGAAGACCGAGCTGGATGCTCACTTTGAGAGCTTGCTTGCAAGAGCCGATTGCACCAAGAACTGGACAGAAAAAATCTACAGGCAGACGGAAGTTCTACTGCAGCCAAACCCAA TCGATCACACTG GTGCCAGGATTGAGGAATTCCTTTATGAGAAACTTGATCGGAAAGTTCCTTATCGAGCCACCAATGGAGAAATACTGGGACAATATATGCTTGAGGCAGCCAAGGAATTTGGTTCAGGAACTCCCTATG GAAGTACCTTGATTCAAGTGGGTGACTGCCAGAGGAGGCTGGGAGGAGCTGAGCGTGAGTTTCTTCAGACCTCTGCCATTAGCTTCCTCACTCCCCTACGGAACTTTCTGGAAGGGGACTGGAGGACCATAACG AAAGAAAGGAGGCTTCTGGAGAACCTGCGGTTGGATCTGGATGCCTGTAAAGCCAGGCTAAAGAAGGCCAAGGCCGCCGAGGCCAAGGCCGCT ACAGTGCCAGACTTCCATGAGACCAGACCTCGGAATTATGTGCTGTCTGCCAGTGCGTCAGCG CTCTGGACCGAAGAGGTggagaaa GCAGAGCAAGAGTTGCGGGCAGCGCAGACCGAGTTTGACCGCCAGGCGGAGGTCACGAGGCTCCTGCTGGAGGGAATTAGCAGCACGCAC GTGAACCACTTGCGGTGCCTGCATGAGTTTGTGGAGGCCCAGGCCGCATATTACGGTCAGTGTCACCATGTCATGCAGGAGCTACAGAAAGAGCTGAGAAG TGCCAATGGAGATGT aagATACCCTAACTCATTTGTGGTGAATCCCAGGTCTGTTCGATGCCCTTCGCTTGACCCCTCCTCCACCGTGCCCGTAAACTCCTTGAGCCCAGAGGTGGAGGCCCTTCAGATTGAGGAGGTGCATCCACCCGCAAGCGGCACGCGCAGAGCTAAGGTCCTGTATGACTATGACGCTGCTGACACCAGCGAGCTCTCGCTCCTGGCTGATGAG CTTATTACAGTGTACACAGTGCCAGGAATggactctgattggctgattgggGAGCGAGGAAACCAGAAAGGGAAGGTGCCCGTAACATACCTGGAGCTCTTGAGTTAA
- the sh3glb2a gene encoding endophilin-B2a isoform X2, with translation MVSHRGIAPEKARLLQIRKDLIYGTVTAARRRRECLRGATVRFLWSSPTAQGFYPSNVSLHSIHNSPSNPCLPAQQSRNYSPELYDTSIHTTEFTEEKLGQAEKTELDAHFESLLARADCTKNWTEKIYRQTEVLLQPNPSARIEEFLYEKLDRKVPYRATNGEILGQYMLEAAKEFGSGTPYGSTLIQVGDCQRRLGGAEREFLQTSAISFLTPLRNFLEGDWRTITKERRLLENLRLDLDACKARLKKAKAAEAKAACEGETVPDFHETRPRNYVLSASASALWTEEVEKAEQELRAAQTEFDRQAEVTRLLLEGISSTHVNHLRCLHEFVEAQAAYYGQCHHVMQELQKELRSANGDVRYPNSFVVNPRSVRCPSLDPSSTVPVNSLSPEVEALQIEEVHPPASGTRRAKVLYDYDAADTSELSLLADELITVYTVPGMDSDWLIGERGNQKGKVPVTYLELLS, from the exons ATGGTGTCTCATCGTGGTATAGCACCAGAGAAAGCACGCCTGTTGCAAATAAGAAAGGACTTAATTTACGGCACAGTGACAGCTGCACGTCGTCGTCGAGAGTGTCTGAGAGGTGCGACTGTCAGATTCCTGTGGTCCTCTCCAACAGCCCAAGG ATTCTACCCAAGTAATGTGAGTCTTCACAGCATCCATAACAGCCCATCTAATCCTTGTCTTCCTGCTCAGCAAAGTCGAAATTACAGTCCAGAGCTGTATGATACCAGCATACACACAACAGAG TTCACAGAGGAGAAACTCGGCCAAGCAGAGAAGACCGAGCTGGATGCTCACTTTGAGAGCTTGCTTGCAAGAGCCGATTGCACCAAGAACTGGACAGAAAAAATCTACAGGCAGACGGAAGTTCTACTGCAGCCAAACCCAA GTGCCAGGATTGAGGAATTCCTTTATGAGAAACTTGATCGGAAAGTTCCTTATCGAGCCACCAATGGAGAAATACTGGGACAATATATGCTTGAGGCAGCCAAGGAATTTGGTTCAGGAACTCCCTATG GAAGTACCTTGATTCAAGTGGGTGACTGCCAGAGGAGGCTGGGAGGAGCTGAGCGTGAGTTTCTTCAGACCTCTGCCATTAGCTTCCTCACTCCCCTACGGAACTTTCTGGAAGGGGACTGGAGGACCATAACG AAAGAAAGGAGGCTTCTGGAGAACCTGCGGTTGGATCTGGATGCCTGTAAAGCCAGGCTAAAGAAGGCCAAGGCCGCCGAGGCCAAGGCCGCT TGTGAGGGAGAA ACAGTGCCAGACTTCCATGAGACCAGACCTCGGAATTATGTGCTGTCTGCCAGTGCGTCAGCG CTCTGGACCGAAGAGGTggagaaa GCAGAGCAAGAGTTGCGGGCAGCGCAGACCGAGTTTGACCGCCAGGCGGAGGTCACGAGGCTCCTGCTGGAGGGAATTAGCAGCACGCAC GTGAACCACTTGCGGTGCCTGCATGAGTTTGTGGAGGCCCAGGCCGCATATTACGGTCAGTGTCACCATGTCATGCAGGAGCTACAGAAAGAGCTGAGAAG TGCCAATGGAGATGT aagATACCCTAACTCATTTGTGGTGAATCCCAGGTCTGTTCGATGCCCTTCGCTTGACCCCTCCTCCACCGTGCCCGTAAACTCCTTGAGCCCAGAGGTGGAGGCCCTTCAGATTGAGGAGGTGCATCCACCCGCAAGCGGCACGCGCAGAGCTAAGGTCCTGTATGACTATGACGCTGCTGACACCAGCGAGCTCTCGCTCCTGGCTGATGAG CTTATTACAGTGTACACAGTGCCAGGAATggactctgattggctgattgggGAGCGAGGAAACCAGAAAGGGAAGGTGCCCGTAACATACCTGGAGCTCTTGAGTTAA
- the sh3glb2a gene encoding endophilin-B2a isoform X1, giving the protein MVSHRGIAPEKARLLQIRKDLIYGTVTAARRRRECLRGATVRFLWSSPTAQGFYPSNVSLHSIHNSPSNPCLPAQQSRNYSPELYDTSIHTTEFTEEKLGQAEKTELDAHFESLLARADCTKNWTEKIYRQTEVLLQPNPIDHTGARIEEFLYEKLDRKVPYRATNGEILGQYMLEAAKEFGSGTPYGSTLIQVGDCQRRLGGAEREFLQTSAISFLTPLRNFLEGDWRTITKERRLLENLRLDLDACKARLKKAKAAEAKAACEGETVPDFHETRPRNYVLSASASALWTEEVEKAEQELRAAQTEFDRQAEVTRLLLEGISSTHVNHLRCLHEFVEAQAAYYGQCHHVMQELQKELRSANGDVRYPNSFVVNPRSVRCPSLDPSSTVPVNSLSPEVEALQIEEVHPPASGTRRAKVLYDYDAADTSELSLLADELITVYTVPGMDSDWLIGERGNQKGKVPVTYLELLS; this is encoded by the exons ATGGTGTCTCATCGTGGTATAGCACCAGAGAAAGCACGCCTGTTGCAAATAAGAAAGGACTTAATTTACGGCACAGTGACAGCTGCACGTCGTCGTCGAGAGTGTCTGAGAGGTGCGACTGTCAGATTCCTGTGGTCCTCTCCAACAGCCCAAGG ATTCTACCCAAGTAATGTGAGTCTTCACAGCATCCATAACAGCCCATCTAATCCTTGTCTTCCTGCTCAGCAAAGTCGAAATTACAGTCCAGAGCTGTATGATACCAGCATACACACAACAGAG TTCACAGAGGAGAAACTCGGCCAAGCAGAGAAGACCGAGCTGGATGCTCACTTTGAGAGCTTGCTTGCAAGAGCCGATTGCACCAAGAACTGGACAGAAAAAATCTACAGGCAGACGGAAGTTCTACTGCAGCCAAACCCAA TCGATCACACTG GTGCCAGGATTGAGGAATTCCTTTATGAGAAACTTGATCGGAAAGTTCCTTATCGAGCCACCAATGGAGAAATACTGGGACAATATATGCTTGAGGCAGCCAAGGAATTTGGTTCAGGAACTCCCTATG GAAGTACCTTGATTCAAGTGGGTGACTGCCAGAGGAGGCTGGGAGGAGCTGAGCGTGAGTTTCTTCAGACCTCTGCCATTAGCTTCCTCACTCCCCTACGGAACTTTCTGGAAGGGGACTGGAGGACCATAACG AAAGAAAGGAGGCTTCTGGAGAACCTGCGGTTGGATCTGGATGCCTGTAAAGCCAGGCTAAAGAAGGCCAAGGCCGCCGAGGCCAAGGCCGCT TGTGAGGGAGAA ACAGTGCCAGACTTCCATGAGACCAGACCTCGGAATTATGTGCTGTCTGCCAGTGCGTCAGCG CTCTGGACCGAAGAGGTggagaaa GCAGAGCAAGAGTTGCGGGCAGCGCAGACCGAGTTTGACCGCCAGGCGGAGGTCACGAGGCTCCTGCTGGAGGGAATTAGCAGCACGCAC GTGAACCACTTGCGGTGCCTGCATGAGTTTGTGGAGGCCCAGGCCGCATATTACGGTCAGTGTCACCATGTCATGCAGGAGCTACAGAAAGAGCTGAGAAG TGCCAATGGAGATGT aagATACCCTAACTCATTTGTGGTGAATCCCAGGTCTGTTCGATGCCCTTCGCTTGACCCCTCCTCCACCGTGCCCGTAAACTCCTTGAGCCCAGAGGTGGAGGCCCTTCAGATTGAGGAGGTGCATCCACCCGCAAGCGGCACGCGCAGAGCTAAGGTCCTGTATGACTATGACGCTGCTGACACCAGCGAGCTCTCGCTCCTGGCTGATGAG CTTATTACAGTGTACACAGTGCCAGGAATggactctgattggctgattgggGAGCGAGGAAACCAGAAAGGGAAGGTGCCCGTAACATACCTGGAGCTCTTGAGTTAA
- the sh3glb2a gene encoding endophilin-B2a isoform X9, with the protein MDFSVKKLASDAGVFFSRAVQFTEEKLGQAEKTELDAHFESLLARADCTKNWTEKIYRQTEVLLQPNPIDHTGARIEEFLYEKLDRKVPYRATNGEILGQYMLEAAKEFGSGTPYGSTLIQVGDCQRRLGGAEREFLQTSAISFLTPLRNFLEGDWRTITKERRLLENLRLDLDACKARLKKAKAAEAKAATVPDFHETRPRNYVLSASASALWTEEVEKAEQELRAAQTEFDRQAEVTRLLLEGISSTHVNHLRCLHEFVEAQAAYYGQCHHVMQELQKELRSANGDVRYPNSFVVNPRSVRCPSLDPSSTVPVNSLSPEVEALQIEEVHPPASGTRRAKVLYDYDAADTSELSLLADELITVYTVPGMDSDWLIGERGNQKGKVPVTYLELLS; encoded by the exons ATGGATTTTAGCGTAAAGAAGCTTGCTTCTGATGCCGGTGTGTTTTTTTCTCGGGCCGTGCAG TTCACAGAGGAGAAACTCGGCCAAGCAGAGAAGACCGAGCTGGATGCTCACTTTGAGAGCTTGCTTGCAAGAGCCGATTGCACCAAGAACTGGACAGAAAAAATCTACAGGCAGACGGAAGTTCTACTGCAGCCAAACCCAA TCGATCACACTG GTGCCAGGATTGAGGAATTCCTTTATGAGAAACTTGATCGGAAAGTTCCTTATCGAGCCACCAATGGAGAAATACTGGGACAATATATGCTTGAGGCAGCCAAGGAATTTGGTTCAGGAACTCCCTATG GAAGTACCTTGATTCAAGTGGGTGACTGCCAGAGGAGGCTGGGAGGAGCTGAGCGTGAGTTTCTTCAGACCTCTGCCATTAGCTTCCTCACTCCCCTACGGAACTTTCTGGAAGGGGACTGGAGGACCATAACG AAAGAAAGGAGGCTTCTGGAGAACCTGCGGTTGGATCTGGATGCCTGTAAAGCCAGGCTAAAGAAGGCCAAGGCCGCCGAGGCCAAGGCCGCT ACAGTGCCAGACTTCCATGAGACCAGACCTCGGAATTATGTGCTGTCTGCCAGTGCGTCAGCG CTCTGGACCGAAGAGGTggagaaa GCAGAGCAAGAGTTGCGGGCAGCGCAGACCGAGTTTGACCGCCAGGCGGAGGTCACGAGGCTCCTGCTGGAGGGAATTAGCAGCACGCAC GTGAACCACTTGCGGTGCCTGCATGAGTTTGTGGAGGCCCAGGCCGCATATTACGGTCAGTGTCACCATGTCATGCAGGAGCTACAGAAAGAGCTGAGAAG TGCCAATGGAGATGT aagATACCCTAACTCATTTGTGGTGAATCCCAGGTCTGTTCGATGCCCTTCGCTTGACCCCTCCTCCACCGTGCCCGTAAACTCCTTGAGCCCAGAGGTGGAGGCCCTTCAGATTGAGGAGGTGCATCCACCCGCAAGCGGCACGCGCAGAGCTAAGGTCCTGTATGACTATGACGCTGCTGACACCAGCGAGCTCTCGCTCCTGGCTGATGAG CTTATTACAGTGTACACAGTGCCAGGAATggactctgattggctgattgggGAGCGAGGAAACCAGAAAGGGAAGGTGCCCGTAACATACCTGGAGCTCTTGAGTTAA
- the sh3glb2a gene encoding endophilin-B2a isoform X7, producing the protein MDFSVKKLASDAGVFFSRAVQFTEEKLGQAEKTELDAHFESLLARADCTKNWTEKIYRQTEVLLQPNPIDHTGARIEEFLYEKLDRKVPYRATNGEILGQYMLEAAKEFGSGTPYGSTLIQVGDCQRRLGGAEREFLQTSAISFLTPLRNFLEGDWRTITKERRLLENLRLDLDACKARLKKAKAAEAKAACEGETVPDFHETRPRNYVLSASASALWTEEVEKAEQELRAAQTEFDRQAEVTRLLLEGISSTHVNHLRCLHEFVEAQAAYYGQCHHVMQELQKELRSANGDVRYPNSFVVNPRSVRCPSLDPSSTVPVNSLSPEVEALQIEEVHPPASGTRRAKVLYDYDAADTSELSLLADELITVYTVPGMDSDWLIGERGNQKGKVPVTYLELLS; encoded by the exons ATGGATTTTAGCGTAAAGAAGCTTGCTTCTGATGCCGGTGTGTTTTTTTCTCGGGCCGTGCAG TTCACAGAGGAGAAACTCGGCCAAGCAGAGAAGACCGAGCTGGATGCTCACTTTGAGAGCTTGCTTGCAAGAGCCGATTGCACCAAGAACTGGACAGAAAAAATCTACAGGCAGACGGAAGTTCTACTGCAGCCAAACCCAA TCGATCACACTG GTGCCAGGATTGAGGAATTCCTTTATGAGAAACTTGATCGGAAAGTTCCTTATCGAGCCACCAATGGAGAAATACTGGGACAATATATGCTTGAGGCAGCCAAGGAATTTGGTTCAGGAACTCCCTATG GAAGTACCTTGATTCAAGTGGGTGACTGCCAGAGGAGGCTGGGAGGAGCTGAGCGTGAGTTTCTTCAGACCTCTGCCATTAGCTTCCTCACTCCCCTACGGAACTTTCTGGAAGGGGACTGGAGGACCATAACG AAAGAAAGGAGGCTTCTGGAGAACCTGCGGTTGGATCTGGATGCCTGTAAAGCCAGGCTAAAGAAGGCCAAGGCCGCCGAGGCCAAGGCCGCT TGTGAGGGAGAA ACAGTGCCAGACTTCCATGAGACCAGACCTCGGAATTATGTGCTGTCTGCCAGTGCGTCAGCG CTCTGGACCGAAGAGGTggagaaa GCAGAGCAAGAGTTGCGGGCAGCGCAGACCGAGTTTGACCGCCAGGCGGAGGTCACGAGGCTCCTGCTGGAGGGAATTAGCAGCACGCAC GTGAACCACTTGCGGTGCCTGCATGAGTTTGTGGAGGCCCAGGCCGCATATTACGGTCAGTGTCACCATGTCATGCAGGAGCTACAGAAAGAGCTGAGAAG TGCCAATGGAGATGT aagATACCCTAACTCATTTGTGGTGAATCCCAGGTCTGTTCGATGCCCTTCGCTTGACCCCTCCTCCACCGTGCCCGTAAACTCCTTGAGCCCAGAGGTGGAGGCCCTTCAGATTGAGGAGGTGCATCCACCCGCAAGCGGCACGCGCAGAGCTAAGGTCCTGTATGACTATGACGCTGCTGACACCAGCGAGCTCTCGCTCCTGGCTGATGAG CTTATTACAGTGTACACAGTGCCAGGAATggactctgattggctgattgggGAGCGAGGAAACCAGAAAGGGAAGGTGCCCGTAACATACCTGGAGCTCTTGAGTTAA
- the sh3glb2a gene encoding endophilin-B2a isoform X4: MVSHRGIAPEKARLLQIRKDLIYGTVTAARRRRECLRGATVRFLWSSPTAQGFYPSNVSLHSIHNSPSNPCLPAQQSRNYSPELYDTSIHTTEFTEEKLGQAEKTELDAHFESLLARADCTKNWTEKIYRQTEVLLQPNPIDHTGARIEEFLYEKLDRKVPYRATNGEILGQYMLEAAKEFGSGTPYGSTLIQVGDCQRRLGGAEREFLQTSAISFLTPLRNFLEGDWRTITKERRLLENLRLDLDACKARLKKAKAAEAKAACEGETVPDFHETRPRNYVLSASASALWTEEVEKAEQELRAAQTEFDRQAEVTRLLLEGISSTHVNHLRCLHEFVEAQAAYYGQCHHVMQELQKELRSANGDVSVRCPSLDPSSTVPVNSLSPEVEALQIEEVHPPASGTRRAKVLYDYDAADTSELSLLADELITVYTVPGMDSDWLIGERGNQKGKVPVTYLELLS; this comes from the exons ATGGTGTCTCATCGTGGTATAGCACCAGAGAAAGCACGCCTGTTGCAAATAAGAAAGGACTTAATTTACGGCACAGTGACAGCTGCACGTCGTCGTCGAGAGTGTCTGAGAGGTGCGACTGTCAGATTCCTGTGGTCCTCTCCAACAGCCCAAGG ATTCTACCCAAGTAATGTGAGTCTTCACAGCATCCATAACAGCCCATCTAATCCTTGTCTTCCTGCTCAGCAAAGTCGAAATTACAGTCCAGAGCTGTATGATACCAGCATACACACAACAGAG TTCACAGAGGAGAAACTCGGCCAAGCAGAGAAGACCGAGCTGGATGCTCACTTTGAGAGCTTGCTTGCAAGAGCCGATTGCACCAAGAACTGGACAGAAAAAATCTACAGGCAGACGGAAGTTCTACTGCAGCCAAACCCAA TCGATCACACTG GTGCCAGGATTGAGGAATTCCTTTATGAGAAACTTGATCGGAAAGTTCCTTATCGAGCCACCAATGGAGAAATACTGGGACAATATATGCTTGAGGCAGCCAAGGAATTTGGTTCAGGAACTCCCTATG GAAGTACCTTGATTCAAGTGGGTGACTGCCAGAGGAGGCTGGGAGGAGCTGAGCGTGAGTTTCTTCAGACCTCTGCCATTAGCTTCCTCACTCCCCTACGGAACTTTCTGGAAGGGGACTGGAGGACCATAACG AAAGAAAGGAGGCTTCTGGAGAACCTGCGGTTGGATCTGGATGCCTGTAAAGCCAGGCTAAAGAAGGCCAAGGCCGCCGAGGCCAAGGCCGCT TGTGAGGGAGAA ACAGTGCCAGACTTCCATGAGACCAGACCTCGGAATTATGTGCTGTCTGCCAGTGCGTCAGCG CTCTGGACCGAAGAGGTggagaaa GCAGAGCAAGAGTTGCGGGCAGCGCAGACCGAGTTTGACCGCCAGGCGGAGGTCACGAGGCTCCTGCTGGAGGGAATTAGCAGCACGCAC GTGAACCACTTGCGGTGCCTGCATGAGTTTGTGGAGGCCCAGGCCGCATATTACGGTCAGTGTCACCATGTCATGCAGGAGCTACAGAAAGAGCTGAGAAG TGCCAATGGAGATGT GTCTGTTCGATGCCCTTCGCTTGACCCCTCCTCCACCGTGCCCGTAAACTCCTTGAGCCCAGAGGTGGAGGCCCTTCAGATTGAGGAGGTGCATCCACCCGCAAGCGGCACGCGCAGAGCTAAGGTCCTGTATGACTATGACGCTGCTGACACCAGCGAGCTCTCGCTCCTGGCTGATGAG CTTATTACAGTGTACACAGTGCCAGGAATggactctgattggctgattgggGAGCGAGGAAACCAGAAAGGGAAGGTGCCCGTAACATACCTGGAGCTCTTGAGTTAA